A single genomic interval of Chitinophaga sp. 180180018-3 harbors:
- the traJ gene encoding conjugative transposon protein TraJ yields the protein MEFQNLHEVLRSLYDEMLPLSADMAAVAKGIAGLGALFYVAIKVWQALSRAEPIDMYPLLRPFALGLCIMFFPTIVLGTINAVLSPVVQGTHTILENQVLDLNDLQAKKDLLEREAMLRNPETAYLVSNEEFDKKLEELGWSPGDLITMSGMYMDRFAYQTEQAIKNWFRNLLEVLFQAAALVIDTIRTFFLIVLSILGPIAFAISVWDGFQSTLTQWLTRYVSVYLWLPVADLFSSMLAKIQSLIIEKDIAMLADPTYIPDTSNTVYIIFMIIGIVGYFTIPTVTGWIIQAGGAGNFTRNVNQAAMKTGNIAGAGTGSAVGNIGGRLMGK from the coding sequence ATGGAATTTCAAAATCTTCACGAAGTCCTACGCTCATTATATGATGAGATGCTCCCACTGTCCGCCGATATGGCGGCAGTGGCTAAAGGGATAGCCGGATTGGGGGCTTTGTTCTATGTTGCCATAAAAGTATGGCAGGCTTTGAGCAGGGCTGAACCCATTGATATGTACCCCTTGCTCCGTCCTTTCGCTTTGGGGCTTTGCATTATGTTTTTCCCAACTATCGTATTGGGAACAATCAATGCCGTGTTAAGTCCGGTGGTACAGGGTACTCACACAATCCTCGAAAATCAGGTGCTTGACCTCAACGATTTGCAGGCGAAAAAAGACCTGTTGGAACGGGAAGCTATGCTACGAAATCCTGAAACAGCCTATCTCGTATCAAATGAGGAATTTGATAAAAAGCTCGAAGAATTGGGCTGGTCGCCCGGCGATTTGATTACGATGTCGGGAATGTATATGGATAGGTTTGCCTACCAAACCGAACAAGCTATTAAGAATTGGTTTCGCAATCTGTTAGAGGTACTGTTTCAGGCGGCAGCTTTGGTTATTGATACCATAAGGACGTTCTTTCTCATCGTCCTGTCCATACTCGGGCCGATAGCCTTTGCGATAAGCGTGTGGGACGGTTTTCAGTCCACGCTCACGCAATGGCTGACCCGATACGTCAGCGTTTACCTGTGGTTGCCCGTGGCAGACCTGTTCAGCTCTATGCTTGCCAAAATACAATCCCTCATTATCGAAAAGGATATAGCAATGCTTGCCGACCCGACCTATATACCCGACACATCCAATACCGTGTACATCATCTTTATGATAATCGGTATCGTGGGTTACTTCACTATCCCAACGGTAACAGGCTGGATTATTCAGGCAGGCGGTGCAGGAAACTTTACCCGTAACGTAAACCAAGCGGCAATGAAAACCGGAAATATCGCCGGAGCAGGAACAGGTTCGGCTGTTGGAAATATCGGTGGCAGGTTAATGGGGAAATAA
- a CDS encoding restriction endonuclease subunit S produces the protein MQLKDISHLQFGFYDKPKEKGAVIYLQAKNFNDFGLFDGNGDGWVEITEKSKSHLLEEGDVLFVGKGMRNFAWKYSVDTGKAIASSIFFVIKPKSDLVDSDYLVTIFNSTKYQSFFQSLGAGSSIPSIRKNELEAVEIPLPPLEVQKKIAKLSDLHRAELALTGRLIDEKNKLFQAVINDILK, from the coding sequence ATGCAATTAAAAGATATATCCCATTTGCAATTTGGCTTTTATGACAAGCCAAAAGAAAAAGGTGCAGTTATCTATCTTCAGGCTAAAAATTTTAATGATTTTGGGCTGTTTGATGGTAATGGAGATGGATGGGTTGAAATAACAGAAAAGTCCAAAAGCCATCTTTTAGAAGAGGGAGATGTTTTATTTGTGGGGAAAGGGATGCGAAATTTTGCTTGGAAATACAGTGTTGATACAGGAAAAGCAATTGCTTCCTCTATCTTTTTTGTTATCAAGCCGAAGTCTGATCTTGTTGATTCAGACTATTTGGTTACGATTTTTAATTCGACTAAGTATCAATCATTTTTTCAGTCCCTTGGTGCAGGTAGCTCTATTCCTTCTATTCGTAAAAATGAACTCGAAGCAGTAGAAATCCCTCTTCCTCCATTAGAAGTTCAAAAAAAGATAGCCAAGCTAAGTGATTTGCATCGAGCAGAATTAGCTTTGACAGGAAGGTTGATAGACGAAAAAAATAAATTATTTCAAGCAGTAATAAATGATATTTTAAAATAA
- a CDS encoding TraG family conjugative transposon ATPase — protein sequence MRNVAKTTTLENKFPLLAVENNCILSKDADITACFEVRLPELFTVASAEYEAIHSAWHKAIKTLPDFTVIHKQDWYIKESYAPDLAEDNQSFLAKSYQRHFNERPFLNHYCYLFLTKTTKERMRMQSNFSSLCKGTLIPKEIRNKETIHRFMEAVAQFERIVNDSGFVTLKRLTEDEIIGTEDTHGLLEQYLTLSRESGTPMQDIALGTEEVRIGNKRLSLHTLSDTDDLPGTVSADTRFEKLSTDRSDCRLSFAAPVGLLLSCNHIYNQYLFLDNSEDNLQKFEKSARNMHSLARYSRANQINKEWIEKYLNEAHSFGLSSIRAHFNIMAWSEDPAELKQLKNDCGSALALMECKPRHNTTDVATLFWAGMPGNAGDFPSEESFYTFIEPALCFFTEETNYHNSPSPFGIKMADRLTGKPIHLDISDLPMKRGIITNRNKFILGPSGSGKSFFTNHMVRQYYEQGAHVLLVDTGNSYQGLCELIKGKTKGEDGVYFTYTEDNPIAFNPFYTDDGVFDIEKRESVKTLILTLWKRDDEPPTRSEEVALSNAVSGYIERIKTDDVYPSFNGFYEYVKGDYRKVLEEKQVREKDFDITNFLNVLEPYYKGGEYDYLLNSDKQLDLLSKRFIVFEIDAIKDHKILFPIVTIIIMEVFINKMRRLKGIRKLILIEEAWKAIAKEGMAEYIKYLFKTVRKFFGEAIVVTQEVDDIIQSPIVKESIINNSDCKILLDQRKYMNKFDDIQAMLGLTDKEKGQVLSINMNNDASRLYKEVWIGLGGTNSAVYATEVSLEEYLAYTTEETEKMEVMQLASELDGNVELAIKHIAMQRRDKANQ from the coding sequence ATGAGAAATGTAGCAAAGACCACCACACTGGAAAACAAGTTCCCTTTGTTGGCAGTGGAGAACAACTGCATCTTATCCAAAGATGCGGACATTACCGCCTGCTTTGAAGTACGCTTGCCGGAATTGTTCACGGTAGCTTCTGCGGAATACGAAGCTATTCACTCCGCCTGGCACAAGGCTATCAAAACCTTGCCTGATTTTACGGTCATTCACAAACAGGATTGGTACATCAAAGAAAGCTATGCGCCCGATTTGGCAGAGGATAACCAAAGTTTTTTGGCAAAATCCTATCAACGCCATTTCAATGAGCGACCGTTCTTAAATCACTACTGTTACTTGTTCCTGACCAAGACCACTAAGGAAAGAATGCGGATGCAAAGTAATTTTTCATCGCTATGTAAAGGTACGCTGATACCAAAGGAAATCAGGAACAAGGAAACGATACACCGCTTTATGGAGGCGGTCGCCCAGTTTGAGCGTATCGTGAACGATAGCGGTTTTGTAACCCTGAAACGTCTGACCGAAGATGAAATCATCGGAACAGAAGATACACATGGATTACTGGAACAGTACCTCACGTTATCAAGGGAATCTGGAACACCAATGCAGGACATCGCACTCGGAACGGAAGAAGTCCGTATCGGAAACAAAAGGTTGAGCCTGCACACCTTGTCCGATACAGACGATTTGCCCGGAACGGTATCGGCTGATACCCGTTTTGAAAAGCTATCCACCGACCGGAGCGACTGCCGTTTGTCGTTCGCTGCTCCCGTGGGATTACTCCTTAGCTGTAACCATATCTACAACCAATATTTGTTTTTGGATAACAGCGAAGACAACCTGCAAAAGTTTGAAAAGTCCGCCCGCAATATGCACTCTTTGGCAAGGTATAGCAGGGCAAACCAAATCAACAAAGAGTGGATAGAAAAATACCTGAACGAAGCCCACAGCTTCGGTCTGTCGTCTATCAGGGCACACTTCAACATTATGGCGTGGTCGGAAGACCCTGCGGAGCTGAAACAGTTAAAGAACGATTGCGGTAGTGCATTGGCACTAATGGAGTGTAAGCCTCGCCACAACACTACGGACGTAGCCACTTTGTTTTGGGCTGGAATGCCCGGCAATGCAGGCGATTTTCCGAGTGAGGAAAGTTTTTACACTTTTATCGAACCTGCCTTGTGCTTCTTCACAGAAGAAACCAACTATCACAATTCGCCCTCGCCGTTCGGTATCAAGATGGCTGACAGGCTTACAGGAAAACCTATCCATTTGGATATTTCCGACCTGCCTATGAAGCGTGGCATTATCACGAACCGCAACAAATTCATTTTGGGGCCATCGGGTTCGGGAAAATCGTTCTTCACAAATCATATGGTAAGGCAATACTACGAACAGGGTGCTCACGTCCTGTTGGTGGATACAGGGAATAGTTATCAGGGCTTATGCGAACTCATCAAAGGAAAGACCAAAGGCGAAGACGGCGTGTATTTTACATACACCGAAGACAATCCCATTGCCTTTAACCCTTTCTATACCGATGATGGCGTGTTCGACATTGAGAAGCGGGAAAGTGTCAAGACTTTGATACTGACACTCTGGAAACGTGATGATGAACCGCCAACCCGTTCTGAAGAGGTTGCTCTTTCCAATGCCGTAAGCGGCTATATCGAACGTATCAAAACGGACGATGTTTACCCATCATTTAACGGTTTCTACGAGTATGTCAAAGGCGATTACCGCAAGGTACTCGAAGAAAAACAGGTAAGGGAAAAAGACTTTGACATAACAAATTTTTTAAACGTTCTCGAACCCTACTATAAAGGCGGAGAGTACGATTATCTGTTGAACTCCGATAAGCAGTTAGACCTGCTTTCCAAACGCTTTATCGTGTTTGAAATTGATGCGATTAAAGACCACAAAATCCTCTTTCCCATAGTCACAATCATCATTATGGAAGTTTTTATCAACAAGATGCGGAGGCTGAAAGGTATCCGAAAACTCATCCTGATTGAAGAAGCGTGGAAAGCGATTGCCAAAGAAGGAATGGCGGAATATATAAAATATTTATTTAAAACCGTCCGCAAATTCTTCGGAGAGGCGATTGTCGTTACGCAAGAGGTAGATGATATTATCCAGTCGCCCATTGTAAAAGAAAGTATCATCAACAATTCCGACTGTAAAATCCTCTTAGACCAGCGTAAGTATATGAATAAATTCGATGACATACAGGCAATGTTGGGGCTTACAGATAAGGAAAAAGGTCAGGTACTTTCAATCAATATGAACAACGATGCAAGCCGACTGTACAAAGAGGTTTGGATTGGCTTAGGTGGTACGAACTCGGCAGTCTATGCCACCGAAGTTAGTTTGGAGGAATACCTCGCATACACGACAGAAGAAACCGAAAAAATGGAGGTAATGCAATTAGCTTCCGAATTGGACGGTAACGTAGAACTCGCCATTAAGCATATCGCAATGCAAAGGCGTGACAAAGCAAATCAATAG
- a CDS encoding DUF4141 domain-containing protein, with amino-acid sequence MKKFLFMVCTALMLAVAPSAKAQWVVTDPTNLASGILNSANEIVQTSSTVSNVIKNFKEVEKVYKQGKEYYDKLQAVNNLVKDARKVQQTVLLVGDVSEMYVTNFGKMMNDPNFSAQELAAISNGYSALLNESTELLKELKQIVTSSSLSLNDKERMDIIDRVYKEVKEYHSLVRYYTNKNISVSILRAKKQNNTKRVLDLYGTPNQKYW; translated from the coding sequence ATGAAAAAGTTCCTTTTTATGGTGTGTACGGCACTAATGCTCGCCGTAGCACCGTCCGCAAAAGCACAATGGGTAGTAACCGACCCCACAAATCTGGCATCGGGTATTCTCAACAGTGCGAATGAAATCGTACAGACTTCTTCCACGGTATCCAATGTAATTAAAAATTTCAAGGAAGTGGAAAAGGTGTATAAACAGGGTAAGGAGTATTACGACAAGCTACAAGCTGTAAATAATCTTGTAAAAGATGCACGTAAGGTACAGCAGACTGTATTGCTTGTCGGTGACGTATCCGAAATGTATGTTACCAACTTCGGTAAGATGATGAACGACCCGAATTTTTCTGCACAGGAATTGGCAGCTATCAGCAATGGTTATTCGGCATTGCTGAATGAAAGTACCGAACTGCTGAAAGAACTCAAACAGATTGTAACCTCATCAAGCCTTTCGCTGAACGACAAAGAGCGTATGGATATTATTGATAGAGTGTACAAAGAAGTAAAGGAATACCACAGCTTGGTACGCTACTATACCAATAAGAATATCTCTGTAAGTATTCTAAGAGCAAAAAAGCAGAACAATACCAAAAGAGTGCTTGACCTCTATGGAACTCCTAACCAAAAATACTGGTAG
- a CDS encoding nucleotidyltransferase yields MNTSETFKEFLSNIKISDDKADTISYRYGRITKSLNTEFRNTDSKTANSLQVGSYGRYTGINGISDLDMLYIMPASKWADYNKSGGQSKLLQDTKTAISNTYSSSDIKVDRCVVTVNFTDSHIDVQPVFELDDQDYKYPDTYADGTWKITKPRKEMDAMVEFVANKNRNLRRLCKMARSWKNKHGVCMGGLLIDTLAYNFLKSTTCYDEKSFAYYDEMCRDFFKHLYDQPKDQNEYGALGSKQRVKVKKSFKRKAKKAYDLAEEAIDAASDKTKHNKWRDIFGNDFPKYVNEEKEAASLNSSYRNTEEFIESKYPIDIRYDLKIDCEVKQNGYRDGLLREFLLKKIRLMPNKSLRFYIERIDVPAPYVIKWKVTNRGEQAVKRNCIRGQIIDLNSSEKTETTSFKGSHFVECYIIKDNIVVARDLIDVPISE; encoded by the coding sequence ATGAATACATCTGAAACCTTTAAGGAGTTCCTCTCAAATATCAAAATAAGCGATGATAAGGCTGATACAATTTCTTATCGCTATGGGCGTATTACAAAATCTTTGAACACAGAATTTCGCAACACAGATTCTAAAACTGCAAATAGCTTGCAAGTTGGTTCTTATGGAAGGTATACGGGAATTAATGGGATTTCAGATTTAGACATGCTATATATTATGCCTGCATCAAAATGGGCAGATTATAACAAGTCCGGAGGACAAAGTAAATTATTACAAGATACTAAAACTGCAATTTCAAATACCTACTCTTCTTCTGATATTAAGGTGGATAGATGTGTAGTTACGGTAAATTTTACAGATTCCCATATCGATGTACAGCCAGTTTTTGAATTAGACGATCAAGACTACAAATATCCAGATACTTATGCTGATGGCACTTGGAAAATTACAAAGCCAAGAAAGGAAATGGATGCCATGGTCGAGTTTGTAGCCAATAAAAATCGAAACCTTAGAAGACTCTGTAAGATGGCCAGATCATGGAAAAATAAGCATGGGGTTTGTATGGGTGGGCTTTTGATAGACACGCTTGCTTATAATTTTTTAAAATCAACTACTTGTTATGACGAAAAGAGTTTTGCATATTATGATGAAATGTGTAGAGATTTTTTCAAACATTTATATGACCAGCCCAAGGATCAAAATGAATATGGTGCTTTAGGAAGCAAGCAGCGAGTGAAAGTTAAAAAGTCTTTTAAGAGGAAGGCAAAGAAGGCGTATGATCTAGCTGAAGAAGCGATTGATGCTGCTTCTGATAAAACGAAACATAATAAATGGAGGGATATTTTTGGAAATGATTTCCCGAAATATGTAAACGAAGAAAAAGAAGCCGCATCACTTAATTCCAGCTATAGAAACACCGAGGAATTTATTGAATCAAAATACCCTATTGATATTAGATACGATTTAAAAATAGATTGTGAAGTGAAGCAAAATGGTTATAGAGATGGTTTATTACGTGAATTTCTGTTAAAGAAAATTAGATTGATGCCGAATAAATCTTTAAGGTTTTATATTGAGAGAATAGATGTGCCTGCTCCTTATGTAATCAAATGGAAAGTTACTAACCGCGGAGAACAAGCAGTCAAGAGAAACTGCATTAGAGGACAAATAATTGATTTAAACTCTAGTGAGAAGACTGAAACTACAAGTTTTAAAGGTAGTCATTTTGTAGAATGTTATATCATTAAAGATAATATAGTAGTTGCCAGAGATTTAATTGATGTACCTATTTCTGAATAG
- a CDS encoding type I restriction-modification system subunit M, with translation MEKKLTQKEINNIVWKACDSFRGVLSSGQYKDYVLTMLFVKYVSDVWKDKKAFYTEKYKGDNVRIERALANERFKLPENATFDYLFENRNDVQLGDLIDRVLEQIEDSNRLKLAGVFRNITFNSESNLGQTKDRNRRLKNLLVDFSEMDLQPSHLEGNDVIGDSYEYLISMFAGDEGKKSGEFYTPSEVSTLLAKLLTPEAGNRLNDPTCGSGSLLIKLSKEVGSGNFSLYGQEVNGSTWALARMNMFLHEIDNATIEWGDTINNPRLLEGDQLMKFHIVAANPPFSLDKWGAENAVADQYNRFHRGVPPKSKGDYAFISHMIETTYEDIGRVGVIMPHGVLFRGSSEGKIRQQLIEENLLEAVIGLPANLFFGTGIPAVILIFNKAKESNKDVLFIDASKGFETGKNQNKLRDIDIKHIVETYKAFKISVPLATDKGSVIEDKYAYRAPLSEIKENDFNLNIPRYVDTFEEEEEVDIKAVQSEINTLKQQIDDVEAEMANYLKDLGY, from the coding sequence ATGGAAAAGAAGCTCACTCAAAAAGAGATTAACAATATAGTATGGAAAGCCTGTGATTCATTCAGAGGAGTGTTAAGTAGCGGACAGTATAAAGATTATGTGCTGACGATGCTTTTTGTAAAGTATGTTTCTGATGTATGGAAAGACAAGAAAGCATTTTACACCGAAAAGTACAAAGGTGATAATGTGCGTATAGAACGGGCTTTGGCAAATGAACGATTTAAGCTTCCTGAAAATGCAACTTTCGATTATTTATTTGAAAATCGTAATGATGTACAATTAGGTGATTTAATCGACCGTGTTCTGGAACAAATTGAAGATTCCAACCGCTTGAAATTAGCAGGTGTTTTCAGAAATATTACGTTCAATTCAGAATCAAATCTTGGGCAAACAAAAGACCGTAACAGAAGACTGAAAAATTTGCTTGTCGATTTTTCTGAAATGGATTTACAGCCTTCGCATTTGGAAGGTAATGATGTGATCGGTGATTCTTATGAGTACCTGATTTCAATGTTTGCGGGTGATGAAGGAAAAAAATCAGGAGAATTTTATACCCCAAGTGAGGTTTCTACCCTATTAGCGAAGCTCCTTACTCCTGAAGCGGGTAATAGATTAAATGACCCAACCTGCGGTTCGGGCTCCTTATTGATTAAGCTATCCAAAGAAGTAGGATCCGGAAACTTTTCTTTATATGGACAGGAAGTAAACGGAAGCACTTGGGCTTTAGCTCGTATGAATATGTTTCTGCACGAGATTGATAACGCTACCATTGAATGGGGAGACACCATAAATAACCCACGCCTTTTGGAAGGTGATCAATTAATGAAGTTTCATATTGTGGCTGCAAATCCACCTTTTTCATTAGATAAATGGGGAGCGGAAAATGCGGTCGCTGATCAATACAATCGTTTCCATCGAGGTGTTCCTCCAAAAAGCAAAGGTGATTACGCCTTTATTAGTCATATGATTGAAACCACTTATGAAGATATTGGTCGTGTTGGTGTGATTATGCCGCATGGTGTATTGTTTAGGGGAAGCAGCGAAGGTAAAATCCGTCAGCAGTTGATTGAAGAAAATTTATTAGAAGCTGTCATTGGTTTACCTGCCAACTTATTTTTCGGGACTGGTATTCCAGCTGTTATTCTGATTTTCAACAAAGCAAAGGAATCCAATAAAGATGTTTTGTTCATTGATGCGAGCAAAGGTTTTGAAACAGGTAAAAATCAAAACAAACTGAGAGATATAGATATAAAACACATTGTTGAAACATACAAAGCTTTTAAAATCAGTGTTCCTCTTGCTACTGATAAAGGTAGTGTAATTGAAGACAAATATGCTTATCGAGCGCCCTTGAGCGAAATTAAAGAGAACGATTTTAATCTGAATATCCCTCGCTATGTGGATACGTTTGAAGAAGAGGAAGAGGTGGATATTAAAGCGGTACAATCAGAGATTAATACACTAAAGCAACAGATTGATGATGTGGAAGCAGAAATGGCTAACTATTTAAAAGATCTGGGATACTAG
- a CDS encoding DUF4133 domain-containing protein encodes MSNYNINKGIGRTVEFKGLKAQYLFIFAGGLLGTLILVMILYMAGVNSYICLFLGAGGASLIVWQTFSLNRKYGEHGLMKIGANKRHPRYIICRKPVHRYLKFTPKQNAV; translated from the coding sequence ATGAGTAATTATAACATCAACAAAGGCATTGGGAGAACGGTGGAATTTAAAGGGCTGAAAGCACAATACCTGTTCATTTTTGCAGGCGGACTGCTCGGAACCCTTATCCTGGTCATGATACTTTACATGGCCGGGGTTAATTCCTACATCTGCCTTTTTCTTGGGGCAGGCGGTGCTTCGCTCATTGTATGGCAGACCTTTTCGCTGAACAGGAAGTACGGCGAACACGGGCTGATGAAAATTGGAGCCAATAAAAGGCATCCCCGCTACATCATCTGCCGCAAGCCTGTACACCGCTATTTAAAATTCACACCTAAACAGAATGCCGTATGA
- a CDS encoding DUF4134 domain-containing protein, with product MEKQRKKVLLAAVAILSGIGAFAQGNGSAGINEATQMVTSYFDPATQLIYAIGAVVGLIGGVKVYNKFSSGDPDTSKTAASWFGACIFLIVAATILRSFFL from the coding sequence ATGGAAAAACAGAGAAAAAAAGTTTTGCTGGCAGCCGTGGCAATTCTGTCAGGAATTGGTGCGTTCGCACAGGGAAACGGTTCGGCTGGCATCAACGAGGCTACTCAAATGGTAACGTCTTATTTCGACCCCGCAACCCAATTAATCTACGCCATTGGTGCGGTCGTGGGCTTGATAGGGGGCGTTAAGGTTTATAACAAGTTCAGTTCGGGCGACCCCGACACATCGAAGACTGCAGCATCCTGGTTTGGTGCGTGTATCTTCTTAATTGTTGCAGCTACCATCCTGCGTTCATTCTTCCTTTAA
- a CDS encoding restriction endonuclease subunit S produces the protein MDKKTGYKKTPLGTVPSNWNIVEILEVLEYEQPSKYLTNNINKVNNLNNMPVLTANKAFVLGYTEDQDGIYNPDNPVIIFDDFTTASRYIDFRFKIKSSAIKILIAKAGNDTKFLYERLQLVKINTEDHKRRWISEFQEIAIALPPINEQNEIAKLSFTWDRSIRYNEQLLENFINRRRALVLKLTSDIGMNVVLTPLAKGVIKVKTGFIPEKEIFYQEIGIRSHAKGIFHKEPVTGKSLGNKSVFWIEPDCFVVNIVFAWEQAIAKTTEAERGMIASHRFPMYKPKEGVLDLDYLLYFFKSAKGKNLLELASPGGAGRNKTLGQSEFLKLKIPVPPIEEQKEIVRLLNTADKEIELQKKKIEAIKQQKKGLMQQLLTGKKRLKINTI, from the coding sequence ATGGATAAAAAGACTGGATATAAGAAAACACCATTAGGAACAGTTCCCTCTAATTGGAATATCGTTGAAATACTTGAGGTTCTAGAATATGAACAGCCGAGCAAATATTTAACGAATAATATCAACAAGGTAAACAACTTGAACAACATGCCTGTATTAACAGCTAATAAAGCTTTTGTTTTAGGTTATACCGAAGATCAGGATGGTATATATAACCCTGATAATCCTGTAATAATTTTTGACGATTTTACTACTGCTAGCAGGTATATTGACTTTCGCTTTAAAATTAAATCTTCAGCCATAAAAATTTTAATAGCAAAGGCGGGTAACGACACAAAGTTCTTATATGAGAGACTTCAGCTAGTAAAGATTAATACTGAAGATCATAAAAGACGGTGGATTTCAGAATTTCAAGAAATAGCTATAGCGTTGCCGCCAATTAACGAGCAAAATGAAATTGCAAAACTTTCATTTACTTGGGATAGGTCAATTAGATATAATGAGCAATTACTTGAAAATTTTATAAATCGCAGACGTGCTCTTGTTTTAAAATTGACTTCTGACATCGGAATGAACGTAGTTTTAACACCGCTTGCAAAAGGAGTTATTAAAGTTAAAACAGGTTTTATTCCTGAGAAAGAAATTTTTTATCAAGAAATTGGTATAAGATCTCATGCTAAAGGCATTTTTCATAAAGAACCAGTAACAGGAAAAAGTTTAGGTAACAAATCCGTGTTTTGGATAGAACCCGATTGCTTTGTTGTAAATATTGTTTTTGCATGGGAGCAAGCAATAGCAAAGACAACGGAAGCAGAGAGAGGAATGATAGCTTCACATCGTTTTCCTATGTACAAACCTAAAGAAGGGGTTTTAGATCTGGATTACCTGTTGTACTTTTTTAAATCAGCAAAAGGGAAAAACTTATTAGAGTTGGCTTCTCCCGGTGGTGCAGGGCGAAACAAGACGTTAGGGCAATCTGAATTCCTAAAACTCAAAATACCCGTACCTCCAATTGAGGAGCAGAAGGAAATTGTTCGGTTACTAAATACAGCAGATAAGGAAATCGAACTACAAAAGAAGAAAATAGAAGCGATTAAACAACAGAAAAAAGGTTTGATGCAACAATTATTAACCGGGAAAAAGAGATTGAAAATAAATACTATTTAA